One Lentimicrobiaceae bacterium genomic window carries:
- the nhaA gene encoding Na+/H+ antiporter NhaA, which produces MKRFLNNSTMSGIVLFSAALLAIVLSNSPWSEEFHHLWEINFSIGFSDWQLSKSLHHWINDGLMAVFFFVVGLELKREIISGELSNPRKAILPIVAAVGGMIVPAIIYLIVNPSGESAGGWGIPMATDIAFALGILYLLGDRVPVSLKIFLTALAIADDLGAVLVIAFFYTSDINLVSLLTGAGFLFVLFAANKIGVRNTLFYGLVGIGGLWLAFLMSGVHATIAAVLAAFAIPARVKYSESTYDRKLSNLLDQFRKAKPNNSPTVTTEQLHILEKIRYISKNALTPLQRLEHSMHPLVAFIIMPLFALANAGITLSGESMNQLTSKITIGVFLGLLIGKMIGVVGFVKLFTYLKWATLPGEFTNRILIGAGFLAGIGFTMSLFISELAFEHKIFIEEAKMGILLASVASGLLGYFIIKTAKKPK; this is translated from the coding sequence ATGAAACGCTTCTTAAACAACAGCACCATGAGTGGCATTGTTTTATTTTCAGCCGCGCTTTTGGCTATAGTGCTTTCCAATTCACCATGGTCTGAAGAGTTTCATCATTTGTGGGAAATTAATTTTTCCATTGGATTCAGCGACTGGCAATTATCTAAAAGTTTGCATCACTGGATAAACGATGGACTGATGGCGGTCTTCTTTTTTGTTGTGGGCCTTGAACTAAAGCGTGAAATCATCAGCGGCGAGCTTAGCAATCCGCGAAAAGCCATCCTGCCAATTGTTGCTGCAGTTGGAGGCATGATTGTTCCGGCCATTATCTATCTGATAGTCAACCCTTCGGGAGAATCTGCCGGCGGATGGGGAATACCCATGGCCACCGACATAGCTTTTGCACTCGGCATTCTCTATTTGCTTGGCGACCGTGTACCGGTTTCACTCAAAATTTTTTTAACAGCACTGGCTATTGCTGATGATCTGGGAGCTGTGCTCGTAATTGCATTTTTCTACACCTCCGACATCAATCTGGTAAGTCTACTTACTGGTGCAGGTTTTCTTTTTGTGCTTTTTGCAGCCAACAAAATTGGGGTCAGAAACACACTTTTCTACGGGCTGGTTGGCATCGGAGGACTTTGGCTTGCCTTTCTGATGTCGGGCGTTCATGCTACTATTGCAGCGGTATTGGCCGCTTTTGCCATTCCGGCCAGAGTTAAATACTCAGAATCTACTTATGACCGTAAACTAAGCAATCTTTTGGATCAGTTTCGCAAAGCAAAACCCAATAATTCACCCACGGTGACTACAGAACAACTCCACATTTTGGAAAAAATCAGGTATATATCAAAAAATGCACTCACACCTCTGCAACGCCTGGAACATTCTATGCACCCATTGGTGGCTTTTATAATAATGCCTTTGTTTGCCCTGGCAAATGCCGGAATAACCCTTTCGGGAGAAAGTATGAATCAATTAACCAGTAAAATAACCATCGGCGTTTTTTTGGGCTTGCTGATTGGCAAAATGATTGGCGTTGTCGGATTTGTCAAGCTTTTTACATATTTAAAATGGGCAACACTACCGGGCGAATTTACCAACCGTATTTTGATAGGTGCAGGCTTTTTAGCCGGAATCGGTTTTACAATGTCATTGTTTATTTCAGAATTGGCTTTTGAGCACAAGATATTTATTGAAGAAGCCAAAATGGGAATTCTTCTGGCTTCCGTCGCCTCCGGGCTTTTAGGATATTTTATCATTAAAACTGCCAAAAAACCCAAATAA
- a CDS encoding efflux RND transporter periplasmic adaptor subunit, giving the protein MKKAFKILLGIIILVIFVGTIVYLYQKSQAKPVVYDTTTAQITNIVKKTVATGKVVPRKEIEIKPQVSGIISELFVEPGQKVKKGDMIAKVRIIPNMINLNEAESRVNRAKINLDNARQNYDRQKTLYESRVIAIAELQTYEVALKTSREDLDAAENNLQLIREGITKTSGAASNTIIRSTIEGMVLTVPVEVGNSVIESNTFNDGTTIATVADMGEMIFKGKVDESEVGKLHEGMELIMTVGAIDTEKFKADLEHISPKGVEENGAIQFEIRAAVELKDNLFIRAGYSANADIVLEHRDSVLSVQESLVKYEADSAWVEVETSPQVFEKRTIKTGLSDGVNVEVLSGITKKDKIKIQNAPASGTEEKK; this is encoded by the coding sequence ATGAAAAAGGCTTTTAAAATTTTACTTGGCATCATTATTCTGGTAATTTTTGTCGGAACTATTGTTTACCTGTATCAAAAATCACAGGCCAAACCTGTAGTATACGATACAACCACAGCCCAGATTACGAACATTGTGAAAAAAACGGTCGCCACTGGAAAGGTTGTTCCCCGTAAAGAAATTGAAATAAAGCCTCAGGTTTCGGGCATTATTTCGGAACTGTTTGTTGAACCTGGTCAAAAAGTTAAAAAAGGCGACATGATTGCCAAAGTGCGGATAATTCCGAATATGATCAACCTGAATGAGGCTGAATCGAGGGTAAACCGTGCTAAAATCAACCTTGACAATGCCCGCCAAAACTACGATCGCCAAAAAACCCTGTACGAAAGCCGGGTGATCGCCATTGCCGAACTGCAGACTTATGAAGTTGCACTGAAAACTTCGCGTGAAGATTTGGATGCAGCAGAAAACAACCTTCAGCTCATTCGCGAAGGAATTACTAAAACTTCAGGCGCAGCAAGCAACACCATCATCAGATCTACAATAGAAGGCATGGTTCTTACTGTTCCGGTTGAAGTAGGAAACTCCGTTATTGAAAGCAATACTTTTAACGACGGAACAACCATTGCTACAGTGGCCGACATGGGTGAAATGATTTTCAAAGGCAAGGTTGATGAGTCGGAAGTAGGTAAACTGCACGAAGGTATGGAGCTGATTATGACCGTAGGAGCCATTGATACTGAAAAATTCAAAGCAGATCTTGAGCATATTTCACCGAAAGGTGTGGAAGAAAACGGCGCCATTCAGTTTGAAATACGCGCTGCCGTTGAATTAAAAGACAATTTGTTTATCAGAGCCGGATATAGTGCCAATGCCGATATCGTACTTGAACATCGCGACAGCGTACTTTCGGTTCAGGAAAGCCTTGTAAAATATGAGGCTGATTCAGCCTGGGTTGAAGTAGAAACATCACCACAGGTATTTGAAAAAAGAACAATCAAAACAGGCCTTAGCGATGGAGTAAATGTTGAAGTTCTTTCAGGTATTACCAAAAAAGATAAAATTAAGATTCAAAATGCACCCGCTTCGGGTACCGAAGAAAAAAAGTAG
- a CDS encoding ABC transporter permease codes for MFDLDRWQEIMSALKKNKLRTFFTAFGVFWGVFMLVIMLGSGNGLRNGVTSDFGDFATNSVFMWTRPTTIPYKGLPRARQYNFKNDDIDALKREIPEIEYLAPRTQGGGFRGGNNVIRGTKSGAFSVMGDYPEWNLIDPVVIDNGRFLNHADLKEKRKVAVIGNKVYDVLFAPGENAIGQYIQIQGIYFQVVGVFKPKNSGVNFGGDKEQSVFIPLTTFQRVYNWGDVIGWFAFTSKKGIPASEVEQKAAALLKRRHSVSPDDPQAIGSFNMEKQYNQMTGLFAGINGLIWIVGIGTLLAGVIGISNIMLVIVKERTKEIGIQRAIGAKPWNIISQIITESVFLTTFAGYVGLVIGVAILEGVNYALSSSGGDSNMFKNPNIDFNMAITALIILVISGAVAGLIPARKAVSIKPIDALRYE; via the coding sequence ATGTTTGATCTGGACCGTTGGCAAGAAATAATGAGCGCACTGAAGAAGAACAAGCTTCGCACCTTCTTCACTGCGTTTGGTGTATTCTGGGGAGTATTTATGCTGGTGATTATGCTTGGTTCAGGAAATGGTCTGCGCAATGGTGTTACCAGCGATTTTGGCGATTTTGCCACCAATAGCGTGTTTATGTGGACCCGCCCTACCACCATCCCATATAAAGGGCTTCCCCGTGCCCGACAGTACAATTTTAAGAACGACGACATTGATGCCCTTAAACGTGAAATTCCTGAAATTGAATACCTGGCACCACGCACTCAGGGAGGTGGTTTCAGAGGTGGAAATAACGTTATAAGGGGTACAAAATCGGGAGCTTTTTCGGTCATGGGCGATTATCCAGAATGGAATCTGATTGATCCGGTAGTGATAGACAACGGCAGATTTCTGAATCACGCTGACCTGAAGGAAAAAAGGAAAGTTGCCGTGATTGGCAATAAAGTGTATGACGTGTTATTTGCCCCCGGTGAAAATGCAATCGGCCAGTATATTCAGATACAAGGCATCTATTTTCAGGTTGTTGGCGTTTTCAAGCCTAAAAATTCAGGCGTAAATTTTGGTGGTGACAAAGAACAGAGTGTTTTTATTCCGCTAACTACTTTCCAGCGGGTGTACAATTGGGGTGATGTTATCGGTTGGTTCGCCTTTACTTCCAAAAAAGGGATTCCTGCATCAGAAGTAGAACAAAAAGCAGCAGCATTGCTCAAACGGCGCCACTCGGTTTCACCTGACGACCCTCAGGCCATTGGTTCATTCAATATGGAAAAACAATACAATCAGATGACCGGGCTTTTTGCAGGAATCAACGGCCTGATTTGGATTGTGGGCATCGGCACATTACTGGCAGGAGTAATCGGCATCAGTAATATTATGCTGGTGATTGTAAAAGAACGCACCAAAGAGATAGGTATTCAGCGAGCCATTGGCGCAAAACCATGGAACATTATTTCACAAATTATAACCGAATCGGTTTTCCTCACCACATTTGCCGGTTATGTAGGCCTGGTAATTGGTGTAGCCATCCTCGAAGGCGTAAATTATGCACTTTCATCAAGCGGAGGCGATTCCAATATGTTTAAAAATCCGAACATCGATTTTAATATGGCCATCACTGCACTCATTATTCTGGTGATATCGGGGGCAGTTGCCGGTCTTATTCCAGCCCGCAAGGCGGTCAGCATCAAACCAATTGATGCGCTCAGATATGAATAA
- a CDS encoding ABC transporter permease, whose amino-acid sequence MFDTDKWQEIFSTIKKNKLRTFLTGFSVAWGIFMLMILLGSGNGLQNGVQKEFESSATNTIWVWSGQTSLPYKGMKPGRNIQLVNEDYDAVKSSVKGIDKSSSRYNIWGTNTLSYKKQFGSFNVRNVYPDYAEIEKLKIIKGRYINEPDIEQFRKVTTISSQVEEALFKGEDPMGKYINVNGVPFKVVGVFTDDDNNGDDNMRLIYLPISTAQRVFSGDNRINTIAITVGDASVEESKQIEQEVRSKLATLHKFDPTDPRAIFTWNSLEEFQKFMRLFASIRLFIWIIGFGTIIAGIVGVSNIMMIVVKDRTKEIGIRKAMGATPWSIVSLILQEAVLITSFAGYFGLVLGVVVLETIGSKIESPFFSKPSVDLSIALYALLLLVFSGALAGFIPARKAAAIKPIEALRDE is encoded by the coding sequence ATGTTTGACACAGATAAGTGGCAGGAAATTTTCAGTACCATTAAAAAGAACAAGCTCAGGACCTTCCTGACGGGCTTTAGTGTGGCATGGGGAATTTTTATGCTGATGATCCTGCTGGGTTCGGGCAATGGGCTTCAGAATGGCGTTCAGAAGGAGTTTGAATCCTCTGCTACCAACACCATTTGGGTATGGAGCGGACAAACCAGTTTGCCTTACAAAGGCATGAAGCCAGGCAGAAACATTCAGCTTGTCAACGAAGATTATGATGCAGTAAAGTCGTCGGTAAAAGGTATCGATAAAAGTTCATCGCGTTACAACATATGGGGAACCAACACCTTATCCTATAAAAAACAGTTTGGCAGTTTCAATGTAAGAAATGTATATCCCGATTATGCCGAAATCGAAAAGCTGAAAATAATCAAGGGGCGCTACATTAATGAGCCTGATATCGAGCAATTTCGCAAAGTAACAACCATTAGTTCACAGGTGGAAGAAGCTCTTTTTAAAGGTGAAGATCCAATGGGTAAATACATTAATGTGAATGGGGTACCGTTTAAAGTAGTTGGCGTTTTTACTGACGACGACAACAACGGGGATGATAACATGCGGCTGATATATTTGCCCATCAGCACTGCACAGCGCGTATTTTCGGGCGACAACCGGATTAATACCATTGCCATTACAGTAGGCGATGCTTCCGTTGAAGAGAGCAAGCAAATTGAGCAGGAAGTTCGTTCAAAACTGGCCACTCTGCATAAATTTGATCCTACCGACCCAAGAGCGATTTTTACCTGGAACAGCCTGGAGGAGTTTCAGAAGTTTATGAGACTGTTCGCCAGTATCCGTCTGTTTATCTGGATTATAGGTTTTGGAACCATCATTGCCGGTATTGTAGGCGTAAGCAACATTATGATGATTGTCGTAAAAGACCGTACAAAGGAAATAGGTATCCGGAAAGCGATGGGTGCCACCCCCTGGAGCATTGTAAGTCTGATACTTCAGGAAGCAGTGCTGATTACTTCCTTTGCCGGATATTTCGGGTTGGTTTTGGGCGTTGTAGTTCTTGAAACCATTGGCAGCAAAATTGAATCCCCCTTCTTCTCAAAACCTTCAGTTGATCTGAGCATTGCACTGTATGCTTTGCTTTTACTGGTATTCAGCGGTGCACTGGCCGGATTCATTCCTGCACGCAAAGCTGCAGCCATAAAACCCATTGAAGCGCTGAGAGATGAATAA
- a CDS encoding ABC transporter ATP-binding protein produces the protein MIRLNGINKTYVTGSNKLHVLKGIDLTIGAGEFVSIMGSSGSGKSTLLNILGILDEYDTGDYYLDNTLIRNQSETKAAGLRNQYIGFVFQSFNLISFKNAMENVALPLYYQDVSRKKRNRIAMEYLERMGLAEWAEHMPNELSGGQKQRIAIARALISNPKVILADEPTGALDTATSYEVMQILKEINQQGITIILVTHENDIAHMTNRIIRLKDGLIESEVLNGKNTVLS, from the coding sequence ATGATCCGTCTGAACGGAATTAACAAAACATACGTTACCGGTAGCAATAAATTACATGTGCTTAAAGGCATTGACCTTACCATTGGCGCAGGGGAATTTGTTTCAATCATGGGCTCGTCGGGCTCAGGAAAATCGACTTTACTTAACATCCTGGGGATTCTTGATGAATACGACACCGGGGATTACTACCTCGATAATACGCTGATTCGAAACCAAAGCGAAACAAAAGCAGCGGGATTGAGAAACCAATACATCGGCTTTGTTTTTCAATCATTCAACCTGATTTCATTTAAGAATGCCATGGAAAATGTTGCATTACCACTCTATTATCAGGATGTGAGTCGGAAAAAACGCAACCGCATCGCAATGGAATATCTTGAAAGAATGGGATTAGCTGAATGGGCAGAGCATATGCCCAATGAGCTTTCAGGCGGACAAAAACAGCGTATTGCCATTGCCCGTGCACTTATCTCTAACCCTAAGGTTATTCTGGCCGATGAACCAACCGGAGCACTTGATACAGCCACTTCATACGAAGTGATGCAAATACTCAAGGAAATCAATCAACAGGGAATCACCATTATTCTTGTTACCCACGAAAACGACATTGCACACATGACAAACCGCATTATCAGATTAAAAGACGGTTTGATTGAAAGTGAAGTGCTTAACGGGAAAAATACTGTTTTATCGTAA
- a CDS encoding peptidase M64 produces the protein MKRLIVFIMLGFGMVSIALSNSSVIYDQYFTGETMRVDYFHTGTATEEHFSVDHILNDGAWAGSRSMLLDELNRGLYFFKITDTTGNILLYSRGFASVFGEWQTIPEASENWGTFHESIRFPWPKIPVKLIIEKRDAKNNFVPLWSYIIDPKSRIVNPSVLKSPYQSFTYFENGPAQNHVDIVIMGDGYSGEEMDKFHKDVATLTDELFNVEPFKSRKSDFNVRAVETPSATSGVNKPHPGIFNRTPLSVSYGAFDSERYALTYDNRTIRDVAASVPYDYMFILINERTYGGGGIFNLYSTVAADNKFSRYIFVHEFGHSFAALADEYYTSDVSYQPQEITIEPWEPNVTALLDPENLKWKNLVKEETPIPTPWDKTEFDNFSYNIQKERRALRAANVPETEMEKLFEREKQTSQEMFDKNKYKDTTGAFEGGNYMQFGIYRSALDCIMFTRNKQAFCPACRQAISEVIELYTK, from the coding sequence ATGAAACGTCTCATTGTGTTTATTATGCTTGGCTTTGGAATGGTATCCATTGCCCTGAGCAATTCAAGTGTAATCTATGATCAGTATTTCACTGGTGAAACCATGCGGGTAGATTATTTCCACACTGGCACTGCCACCGAAGAGCACTTTTCCGTTGACCATATATTGAACGACGGCGCATGGGCCGGTAGCCGAAGCATGCTATTAGACGAATTAAACAGGGGACTGTATTTTTTTAAGATTACCGATACTACTGGCAATATATTGCTTTACAGCCGCGGTTTTGCAAGTGTTTTTGGCGAATGGCAAACCATACCGGAAGCCTCTGAAAACTGGGGTACATTTCACGAATCCATCAGATTTCCGTGGCCCAAAATACCCGTTAAGTTAATCATTGAAAAACGGGATGCAAAAAACAACTTTGTTCCACTCTGGAGTTATATTATCGACCCCAAATCAAGAATAGTAAATCCTTCGGTATTAAAAAGCCCATACCAATCATTTACTTACTTCGAAAACGGCCCGGCTCAAAATCATGTGGATATAGTAATCATGGGAGATGGTTATAGCGGAGAAGAAATGGATAAATTTCATAAGGATGTGGCAACCCTTACCGACGAACTGTTCAATGTTGAGCCATTTAAATCAAGAAAATCAGATTTTAATGTGAGGGCCGTAGAAACGCCTTCGGCCACCAGCGGGGTCAATAAACCACATCCGGGCATTTTTAACCGCACACCACTTTCTGTTTCCTATGGTGCCTTTGATTCTGAAAGATATGCCCTCACCTATGACAACCGAACCATTCGCGATGTTGCAGCCAGCGTTCCATACGATTATATGTTCATTCTTATTAACGAACGCACTTATGGAGGAGGCGGAATCTTTAACCTTTATTCAACTGTTGCAGCTGATAATAAATTCAGCCGATACATTTTTGTGCATGAATTCGGGCATTCTTTTGCTGCATTAGCCGACGAATATTATACATCAGATGTTTCATATCAGCCTCAGGAAATCACCATCGAACCCTGGGAACCCAATGTTACCGCTTTGCTTGACCCGGAAAACCTCAAATGGAAGAATCTGGTAAAGGAAGAAACCCCCATTCCCACGCCATGGGACAAAACTGAATTTGATAACTTCAGTTACAATATTCAAAAAGAAAGACGCGCCTTAAGAGCAGCCAATGTTCCTGAAACTGAAATGGAAAAACTGTTTGAACGGGAAAAACAAACCTCTCAGGAAATGTTCGATAAGAACAAATATAAAGATACAACCGGTGCTTTTGAAGGGGGCAATTACATGCAGTTTGGCATTTATCGCTCAGCCCTTGATTGTATCATGTTTACCCGAAACAAGCAGGCATTTTGCCCGGCATGCAGACAGGCAATTTCCGAAGTGATAGAATTGTATACTAAATAA
- a CDS encoding amino acid permease, protein MILAHSLREQETGQSMRKDLSVRDLTSFGIAAIIGAGIFSTIGNAAAAGGPAVSLLFVFSAIACGFSALCYAQFASSIPLSGSAYTYAYASFGELIAWIIGWDLIMEYAVGNIAVAISWSGYFCGLLQGFGIHIPDFLAIDYLSAARGFKEATTLLAGGMPLAELPGEMAEAYRAWSTAPSIGGMKLIADIPAFAIVVFITWLVYKGIRESKRAGNVMVLLKVAILLMVIAVGAFYVNPANWSPFAPNGIGGVLKGVSGVFFAYIGFDAISTTAEECKNPQRDLPRSMIYALIITTVLYVAISLVLTGMVSYHFLGVSDPLAFVFNKLNLTRLSGIIALSAVIAMASVLLVFQIGQPRIWMSMSRDGLLPPVFSKLHPKYHTPGFSTIVTGVLVAVPTLFLNLTEVTDLTSIGTLFAFVLVSGGILILDGKKTPVGNLGMKGTGKFRVPFVNSRYWLPVIWVGVFFLMRNLDPQDLLSLIDFNRVPGESFWSIFQHKIPHYSFLIVAIVVTFLAIKQELSLIPVLGLITNFYLMSQLGITNWLRFLIWLIIGLALYFVYGSRNSRLNHPQ, encoded by the coding sequence ATGATCCTTGCTCACTCTCTCAGAGAGCAGGAAACCGGACAGTCAATGCGCAAAGATCTGAGTGTGCGTGACCTTACTTCATTTGGGATAGCAGCCATTATTGGAGCCGGAATTTTCAGCACAATTGGCAACGCAGCTGCTGCCGGTGGACCCGCAGTTTCACTGTTATTTGTCTTTTCTGCTATTGCCTGTGGCTTTTCGGCGCTCTGTTATGCTCAGTTTGCTTCGTCCATTCCGTTGAGTGGCAGTGCTTATACTTATGCATATGCCAGTTTTGGTGAATTGATTGCCTGGATTATAGGGTGGGATTTGATTATGGAATATGCAGTGGGCAACATTGCGGTGGCTATTTCATGGTCGGGTTACTTTTGTGGCTTACTTCAAGGGTTTGGCATTCATATACCTGATTTTTTGGCTATTGACTATCTGAGCGCTGCGCGGGGTTTTAAAGAAGCAACTACACTTTTGGCCGGGGGTATGCCACTGGCAGAGCTCCCCGGTGAAATGGCTGAAGCTTATCGTGCCTGGTCGACGGCGCCAAGCATTGGAGGGATGAAATTGATTGCCGATATTCCTGCATTTGCCATTGTTGTTTTTATTACATGGCTGGTATACAAGGGTATACGTGAATCGAAAAGGGCCGGAAATGTTATGGTGTTGCTCAAAGTTGCCATATTGCTTATGGTGATAGCTGTCGGCGCTTTTTATGTGAATCCTGCCAACTGGAGCCCGTTTGCGCCTAACGGAATAGGAGGGGTGTTAAAAGGCGTTTCGGGCGTTTTCTTTGCCTATATTGGCTTTGATGCTATTTCAACAACTGCTGAAGAATGTAAAAACCCTCAGCGCGACCTGCCCCGCTCCATGATTTATGCTCTCATTATCACAACGGTGCTTTATGTTGCTATCAGCCTTGTATTAACAGGTATGGTAAGTTATCATTTTTTAGGGGTTAGCGATCCTCTTGCTTTTGTTTTTAATAAGTTAAATCTTACCAGATTATCAGGCATTATTGCTTTGAGCGCAGTTATTGCTATGGCCAGTGTATTGCTTGTTTTTCAGATTGGGCAACCCCGCATCTGGATGAGCATGAGCAGGGACGGCCTGCTCCCTCCTGTATTTTCTAAACTTCACCCTAAATATCACACTCCCGGGTTTTCAACTATTGTAACAGGTGTACTCGTTGCTGTTCCTACCTTGTTTCTAAATCTGACCGAAGTAACTGATTTGACCAGTATTGGTACCTTATTTGCATTTGTGCTTGTTTCAGGAGGAATTCTTATCCTCGACGGAAAGAAAACTCCGGTTGGCAATTTGGGCATGAAAGGAACAGGAAAGTTCAGGGTGCCTTTTGTAAACAGCCGTTACTGGTTACCTGTAATCTGGGTTGGGGTGTTTTTTCTGATGAGAAACCTTGATCCTCAAGATTTGCTCTCTTTGATCGATTTTAACCGTGTGCCCGGAGAGTCCTTCTGGAGCATATTTCAGCATAAAATTCCTCATTATTCATTTTTAATCGTAGCAATTGTAGTTACCTTTCTGGCTATAAAACAGGAGCTTTCCCTTATTCCAGTTCTCGGACTGATTACAAACTTTTATCTGATGTCACAATTGGGGATAACAAACTGGCTGAGGTTTCTTATTTGGCTCATAATTGGACTGGCACTGTATTTCGTTTATGGCAGCAGAAACAGCCGTTTAAATCATCCGCAATAG
- a CDS encoding nucleoside recognition protein yields the protein MSRLNRCVRTALPKGLKTAWWLIKITVPVSFGVMLLDYFGILNLIAQHTGPFFKLLGLPGVSAIVLITSIFTNIYSVVAILAMLNLPVREGIILATMCLVSHGFLIETAVMKRTGSSPVRMLLLRIAGSFAVAWMLNMAMPGHISNHEFLVPAHLESFSAAFLHWFYSISSTVIKILILVNVLLIFQQIMEEFGWIGLIDKPLSPLMKIFGLPQSATLSWVVANLIGLAYGSAIMIDQTEKGKMSREDADLLNHHVSVSHSQLEDPLLFLTLGYTLHWLIWPRVLVAIAAVWLRKAGLKLKNNRKVLPG from the coding sequence TGATTAAAATAACCGTGCCCGTTTCGTTTGGCGTTATGCTGCTTGATTATTTTGGCATACTCAATCTGATTGCTCAACATACCGGCCCATTTTTTAAACTGCTTGGACTTCCGGGCGTATCGGCCATTGTTCTGATTACGAGTATATTTACCAACATTTATTCAGTAGTGGCTATCCTTGCCATGCTCAATCTGCCTGTGCGTGAAGGTATTATCCTTGCAACCATGTGTTTGGTTTCGCATGGCTTTTTGATTGAAACAGCCGTAATGAAGCGAACAGGCTCATCTCCGGTCAGAATGTTGCTTTTACGCATTGCCGGCAGTTTTGCGGTAGCATGGATGCTGAATATGGCAATGCCCGGTCATATTTCAAATCATGAGTTTCTGGTTCCGGCACATTTGGAATCCTTTTCAGCTGCATTTTTACATTGGTTTTATTCCATTTCATCAACTGTAATCAAAATCCTGATACTTGTTAATGTTTTACTCATTTTTCAGCAGATTATGGAAGAGTTTGGATGGATTGGACTCATTGACAAGCCATTATCGCCATTAATGAAAATTTTTGGACTACCCCAAAGTGCCACTCTTTCATGGGTAGTGGCTAACCTGATCGGGTTGGCATACGGCTCTGCAATCATGATTGACCAGACAGAGAAAGGCAAAATGAGTCGTGAAGATGCAGATTTGCTCAACCACCATGTTTCAGTGTCGCACTCTCAACTTGAAGACCCGTTGCTTTTCCTGACGTTGGGCTATACCTTACACTGGCTTATCTGGCCCAGAGTTTTAGTCGCAATAGCTGCTGTCTGGCTGAGAAAAGCCGGACTAAAATTAAAAAACAACAGAAAAGTGCTTCCGGGATAA